A part of Panthera leo isolate Ple1 chromosome Y, P.leo_Ple1_pat1.1, whole genome shotgun sequence genomic DNA contains:
- the RAB9A gene encoding LOW QUALITY PROTEIN: ras-related protein Rab-9A (The sequence of the model RefSeq protein was modified relative to this genomic sequence to represent the inferred CDS: inserted 2 bases in 1 codon), which produces MAGKSLLFKVITLGDGGVGKSSLVNRYVTNKFDTQLFHTIGVEFLNKDLEVDGHFVPMQIWDTAGQERFRSRRTPFYRGSDCCLLTFSVHDSQSFQNLSNWKKVVIYYADVKEPESFPFVILGNKIDXSERQVSTEEAQAWCKDNGDDPYFETSAKDATNVAAAFEEAIRRVLAIEDRSDHLIQTDTVSLHRKPKPSLSCC; this is translated from the exons ATGGCAGGAAAATCGTTGCTTTTTAAAGTGATTACCCTTGGAGATGGTGGAGTTGGGAAGAGCTCTCTGGTGAACAGATATGTGACCAATAAATTTGATACCCAGCTCTTCCATACAATAGGcgtggaatttttaaataaagatttggaGGTGGATGGACATTTTGTTCCCATGCAGATTTGGGACACGGCCGGTCAAGAGAGATTCAGAAGCCGGAGGACGCCGTTTTACCGAGGTTCTGACTGTTGCCTGCTCACTTTTAGTGTGCATGATTCTCAAAGCTTCCAGAACTTGAGTAACTGGAAGAAAGTAGTCATCTACTACGCAGACGTGAAAGAGCCCGAAAGCTTTCCTTTTGTGATTTTGGGTAACAAGATTGA AAGCGAACGGCAGGTGTCCACCGAGGAAGCCCAAGCCTGGTGCAAGGACAACGGCGACGATCCTTACTTTGAAACAAGTGCAAAAGATGCCACGAATGTCGCGGCAGCCTTTGAGGAAGCAATTCGAAGAGTGCTTGCCATCGAGGATAGGTCAGACCACCTGATCCAGACCGACACCGTCAGTCTGCACCGCAAGCCCAAGCCTAGCTTGTCCTGCTGTTGA